In a single window of the Cupriavidus basilensis genome:
- a CDS encoding methyl-accepting chemotaxis protein, with translation MNRLTLRKKLWIPLVLAWLGLLLLTVMHAFQTRQLQMADRRGELANIVDMSLSLVRDYAEQARQGKISEADAKAQATARVAAQRYGKDGYITIVGADSVLLMHPINPKLNGKNMIDFKDAKGNALYADIAARGASAEGAGHLDYWWPKPGSDQPSPKIGYVARFKPWGWDLVAGTYMDDVQAQFRASLYQSLGLLVLLGIVISAVATLLIRSIQSSVGGEPATAAAVALRMASGDLTARVETHPDDRSSLMYAIGHMRDQLAGTVAGIQQSADSITSAAQEIASGNSDLSSRTEQQAASLQQTAASMEQITATVRQNADNAKEASQYVADASQIAQQGGSVVSQVVDKMRGITASSRKINDIIGVIDGIAFQTNILALNAAVEAARAGEQGRGFAVVAGEVRNLAQRSAGAAKEIKTLIVESVGQVDSGSALVEQAGQTMAEIVNAVGRVTSIMDGIASATAEQRTGIEEVNRAVAQMDQMTQQNAALVEQASAAATSLEDQAGALHHAVSAFRLSPA, from the coding sequence ATGAATCGTCTGACCCTGCGGAAAAAGCTGTGGATTCCCCTTGTGCTGGCCTGGCTCGGCCTGCTGTTGCTGACCGTGATGCACGCCTTCCAGACCCGCCAGCTGCAAATGGCCGATCGCCGCGGCGAGCTGGCTAACATCGTCGACATGTCACTCTCGCTGGTGCGCGACTATGCCGAGCAGGCGCGCCAGGGTAAGATATCCGAGGCCGATGCCAAGGCCCAGGCCACGGCCCGCGTCGCCGCGCAGCGTTATGGCAAGGATGGCTACATCACCATTGTCGGCGCGGATTCCGTGCTGTTGATGCATCCCATCAACCCCAAGCTCAACGGCAAGAACATGATCGACTTCAAGGACGCCAAGGGCAACGCCTTGTATGCCGATATCGCGGCCCGCGGCGCGTCGGCCGAAGGCGCAGGCCACCTGGACTACTGGTGGCCCAAGCCGGGCAGCGACCAGCCGAGCCCCAAGATCGGCTACGTGGCGCGCTTCAAGCCGTGGGGCTGGGACCTGGTCGCCGGCACGTACATGGATGACGTGCAAGCGCAGTTCCGCGCCTCGCTGTATCAATCGCTGGGGCTGCTGGTGCTGCTGGGCATCGTGATTTCCGCGGTGGCCACGCTGCTGATCCGCAGCATCCAGAGCTCGGTGGGCGGCGAGCCCGCTACCGCCGCGGCCGTTGCCTTGCGCATGGCCAGCGGCGACCTCACGGCGCGCGTCGAAACCCACCCGGACGACCGCTCCAGCCTGATGTACGCCATCGGCCATATGCGCGACCAGCTCGCCGGCACGGTGGCGGGCATCCAGCAATCGGCCGATTCCATCACCTCGGCGGCCCAGGAGATCGCCTCGGGCAATAGCGACCTGTCGAGCCGCACCGAGCAGCAGGCGGCCTCGCTGCAGCAGACCGCCGCCAGCATGGAGCAGATCACCGCGACGGTGCGCCAGAACGCCGACAACGCCAAGGAGGCTAGCCAGTATGTGGCCGACGCCTCGCAGATCGCGCAGCAGGGCGGCAGCGTGGTCAGCCAGGTGGTGGACAAGATGCGCGGCATCACCGCCAGCTCGCGCAAGATCAACGACATCATCGGCGTGATCGACGGCATCGCTTTCCAGACCAATATCCTGGCGCTTAACGCTGCGGTGGAAGCCGCGCGCGCCGGCGAGCAAGGCCGCGGGTTTGCGGTGGTGGCCGGTGAGGTGCGCAACCTGGCGCAGCGCAGCGCGGGCGCGGCCAAGGAAATCAAGACGCTGATCGTCGAGTCCGTGGGCCAGGTCGACAGCGGCTCGGCACTGGTGGAGCAGGCCGGGCAGACCATGGCCGAGATCGTCAACGCGGTCGGCCGCGTGACGTCCATCATGGATGGCATTGCCTCGGCCACCGCGGAGCAGCGCACCGGCATCGAGGAGGTCAATCGCGCGGTCGCGCAGATGGACCAGATGACGCAGCAGAACGCGGCGCTGGTGGAGCAAGCGAGCGCGGCCGCCACGTCGCTGGAAGACCAGGCCGGCGCGCTGCACCATGCCGTGTCGGCCTTCCGCCTGTCGCCCGCCTGA
- a CDS encoding DUF2501 domain-containing protein: MNASLYRITAVKILIAALLPVAAAHAQLGDLLKGATQGGTESSSGGLSGLGGSLGGMSGMPSLQSLSSGSTGNVAGILEYCVKNNYLGGASGAASVKDKLLGKVGGDSPTSDAGYTSGAKGILSSSDGKQFDLSGGGLKDQVTKQVCDKILAQGKSLL, translated from the coding sequence ATGAACGCCAGCCTCTATCGCATCACCGCCGTGAAAATCCTGATCGCCGCGCTGCTACCGGTGGCAGCCGCGCATGCGCAGCTCGGGGATCTGCTCAAAGGCGCCACGCAGGGCGGCACCGAGAGTTCGTCCGGTGGCCTGAGCGGCCTGGGCGGCAGCCTGGGCGGGATGAGTGGAATGCCCTCGCTGCAATCGCTGAGTTCGGGCAGCACCGGCAATGTCGCCGGGATCCTGGAATACTGCGTGAAGAACAACTACCTTGGCGGCGCCAGCGGCGCCGCCTCGGTCAAAGACAAGCTGCTGGGCAAGGTCGGCGGCGACTCGCCCACATCGGACGCCGGCTACACCAGCGGCGCCAAGGGCATCCTGAGCAGCAGCGACGGCAAGCAGTTCGACCTGAGCGGTGGCGGCCTCAAGGACCAGGTCACCAAGCAGGTCTGCGACAAGATCCTCGCGCAGGGCAAGTCGCTGCTGTAG
- a CDS encoding S-layer protein, with product MRHTRSILGLAASLCIAGGFYGCNGNGEPSGNSAPAAPAPSTPITPVTPVAEVTGKWTTGDLHVHTIESNDAQSPLTTVLDQAFTANNLDWMALSNHLRVSDRDSTGTAIPGGPIPFSKALANYEVPALKQLQADGRYPGKLIFSTFEWDMPTHDHVNVGIFSGSPALATAVKGANEFEYFFTGRPDTMFDPADVAAWNAKAPRTAASSHADAVQAFTWLKTNFPDTSYALINHPSRNPGKYTVADYREFNDLAPNIAFAVEGMVGNQMEPDRGGYNSSYDPANLKSRTYGGVDYVVAQVGGIWDALLGDGRRFWNIANSDHHFKTAGGLFSSGYFPGEYARNYVWLEGTGIKSVLDGLRAGKAFSVFGDLINALDFNVAASGTKREMGGELKARAGDSVTVTIRFKSPDRNNFEYPLDSGANVNVKPTVDHIDLIAGDVTPRALPGTPGYSKDTNDSTKVIATFTKADWKLDKDGYNTVTYTFNAAKSQYFRLRGTNLGMNVPGETANGNPLPDLKTDLTENTPRFNAINARNYNDLWFYSNPVFVTVAPST from the coding sequence ATGCGCCACACCAGATCCATCCTCGGCCTAGCGGCCTCCTTGTGCATCGCCGGCGGCTTCTACGGCTGCAACGGCAACGGCGAGCCGTCCGGCAACAGCGCGCCGGCCGCACCCGCACCGAGCACGCCCATCACGCCCGTCACGCCGGTTGCCGAAGTCACCGGCAAGTGGACCACCGGCGACCTGCATGTCCACACCATCGAATCGAACGACGCGCAGAGTCCGCTCACCACGGTGCTCGACCAGGCCTTCACCGCTAACAACCTCGACTGGATGGCCTTGTCGAACCACCTGCGCGTGTCGGATCGCGATAGTACGGGCACGGCAATCCCGGGCGGCCCGATCCCGTTCTCGAAGGCCCTGGCCAACTACGAAGTCCCGGCGCTCAAGCAGCTGCAGGCCGATGGCCGCTATCCCGGCAAGCTGATCTTCTCGACCTTCGAGTGGGACATGCCCACCCACGATCACGTCAACGTGGGCATCTTCAGCGGTTCGCCCGCACTCGCAACGGCGGTCAAGGGCGCCAACGAATTCGAGTATTTCTTCACCGGCCGTCCCGACACCATGTTCGATCCGGCGGACGTGGCGGCCTGGAACGCCAAGGCGCCGCGCACCGCCGCCTCCAGCCACGCCGATGCGGTGCAGGCGTTCACCTGGCTCAAGACCAACTTCCCCGATACCAGCTACGCGCTGATCAACCATCCGTCGCGCAATCCGGGCAAGTACACGGTCGCCGACTACCGCGAGTTCAATGACCTCGCACCGAACATCGCGTTCGCGGTGGAAGGCATGGTTGGCAATCAGATGGAGCCCGACCGCGGCGGCTATAACAGCAGCTACGACCCGGCGAACCTGAAGTCGCGCACCTACGGCGGCGTGGACTACGTGGTCGCGCAGGTCGGCGGGATCTGGGACGCGCTGCTGGGCGACGGCCGCCGCTTCTGGAACATCGCCAACTCGGACCACCATTTCAAGACTGCCGGCGGGCTATTCAGCAGCGGCTACTTCCCCGGCGAGTACGCCCGCAACTACGTCTGGCTGGAGGGGACCGGCATCAAGTCGGTGTTGGATGGCTTGCGCGCGGGCAAGGCGTTCTCGGTGTTCGGCGATCTCATCAACGCGCTGGACTTCAATGTGGCCGCAAGCGGCACCAAGCGCGAGATGGGCGGTGAGCTCAAGGCCCGCGCCGGCGATAGCGTGACCGTGACCATCCGCTTCAAGAGCCCGGACCGCAACAACTTCGAGTACCCGCTGGACAGCGGCGCCAACGTCAACGTCAAGCCCACGGTGGACCACATCGACCTGATCGCTGGTGACGTCACGCCGCGCGCCTTGCCCGGCACGCCCGGCTACAGCAAGGACACCAACGACTCCACCAAGGTCATCGCCACGTTCACCAAGGCCGACTGGAAGCTGGACAAGGACGGCTACAACACGGTGACCTACACCTTCAATGCGGCCAAGAGCCAGTACTTCCGGCTGCGCGGCACCAATCTTGGCATGAACGTGCCGGGCGAGACCGCCAACGGCAACCCGCTGCCCGACCTGAAGACGGACCTGACGGAAAACACGCCACGCTTCAATGCCATCAACGCGCGCAACTACAACGACCTGTGGTTCTATTCGAACCCCGTGTTCGTGACGGTTGCTCCCAGCACCTGA
- a CDS encoding LysR substrate-binding domain-containing protein, which produces MQLKWIDDLLVLEKTRSFSRAAELRHITQSALSRRIRSLEDWAGAVLVDRNTFPMDLTPAGKTFCTSGREALTLLMEARATLRQESRMPGKAIQIAAGHTLSLTFLPGWLKACQKRYGQFNARVVAANVLEAVVALSEGNCDLMLGYNHTRVPVSLDPDKFRSLTVGHDVLMPLCAPNARGAPLFSLGSSGAKPIPYLAYTASTTLGRIVEVILEDAPPRRALARCYEADMAILLMKMASEGHGVAWLPRTTAADALAAGTLVPAGDATWCSAFDICAYRAAHASNPTLLALWEVLEHVPAHGEGGGREPNC; this is translated from the coding sequence ATGCAGCTGAAATGGATCGACGACCTGCTGGTCCTGGAGAAGACGCGCAGCTTCTCGCGCGCCGCCGAGTTGCGGCATATCACGCAGTCAGCGCTGTCGCGGCGCATCCGCTCGCTGGAGGACTGGGCCGGTGCGGTGCTGGTCGACCGCAATACCTTCCCCATGGACCTGACCCCGGCCGGCAAAACCTTCTGCACCAGCGGGCGCGAGGCACTCACGCTGCTGATGGAGGCACGCGCCACGCTGCGCCAGGAAAGCCGCATGCCGGGCAAGGCGATCCAGATTGCCGCCGGGCATACCTTGTCGCTGACCTTCCTGCCGGGCTGGCTCAAGGCATGCCAGAAGCGCTACGGCCAGTTCAATGCCCGGGTCGTGGCCGCCAACGTGCTCGAAGCCGTGGTGGCGCTGTCGGAGGGCAACTGCGACCTGATGCTGGGCTACAACCATACGCGGGTGCCGGTCTCGCTGGACCCGGACAAGTTCCGCAGCCTCACGGTCGGGCACGACGTGCTGATGCCGCTGTGCGCGCCCAATGCGCGCGGCGCCCCGCTGTTCTCGCTAGGCAGCAGTGGCGCCAAGCCGATTCCCTACCTGGCCTACACGGCCAGCACCACGCTCGGCCGCATCGTCGAGGTGATCCTCGAAGACGCGCCGCCACGCCGTGCGCTGGCGCGTTGCTATGAGGCAGACATGGCAATCCTGTTGATGAAGATGGCCAGCGAGGGCCACGGCGTGGCCTGGCTGCCGCGCACCACCGCGGCCGATGCGCTCGCAGCGGGCACGCTGGTGCCGGCAGGAGACGCCACATGGTGCTCGGCATTCGATATCTGCGCGTATCGCGCCGCCCATGCCAGCAACCCTACCCTGCTGGCGCTCTGGGAGGTGCTGGAGCACGTTCCCGCCCATGGCGAGGGTGGTGGCCGTGAACCGAACTGCTAG
- a CDS encoding Bug family tripartite tricarboxylate transporter substrate binding protein: protein MFIQSLYRTRALQGPARRFLGGKRAQAGLLLALAVCAATTTTPAAAADYPDHAVQLVLSFPPSGATDVLARAVGQRLSAVLKQPVVVDNRPGAGGAIGMSFAAKAAPDGYTLYLAAVSNAAIAAATYSNQPASLTRDFVPIAGIGTVPHILVVPASLPVHSVPELVSLLKASPGKYNFASQGSGTLSHLESELFKLRTGVDVVHVPYKGSAFALPDLMAGRASMMFDSIPSALPHVKSGKLRLLAVASDHRLSSLPDAQTVTEAGIRDFRADNLFGLVAPKGTPPQVLKQLSAAMKEVLASPELAAAMEAQGVQIKYTAPEPFGRMIGDEMRAWEKVARAANIKIE, encoded by the coding sequence ATGTTTATCCAGTCGCTTTACCGTACCCGCGCGTTGCAGGGGCCAGCCCGTCGCTTCCTTGGGGGCAAGCGGGCACAAGCCGGCCTGCTGCTGGCGCTGGCCGTGTGCGCCGCAACCACCACCACGCCAGCCGCCGCCGCGGACTACCCGGACCACGCGGTCCAGCTGGTGCTGTCCTTCCCGCCGTCCGGCGCCACCGATGTGCTGGCGCGCGCGGTGGGCCAGCGCTTGTCCGCCGTGCTCAAGCAGCCGGTGGTGGTGGACAACCGCCCCGGCGCCGGCGGGGCCATCGGCATGAGCTTCGCGGCCAAGGCCGCGCCCGATGGCTATACGCTTTACCTGGCCGCTGTCAGCAATGCCGCCATCGCGGCTGCCACGTACAGCAACCAGCCCGCCAGCCTCACCCGCGATTTCGTGCCCATTGCCGGCATCGGCACCGTGCCGCATATCCTGGTGGTGCCGGCCTCGTTGCCGGTGCATTCGGTGCCTGAGCTGGTCAGCCTGCTCAAGGCGTCACCCGGCAAGTACAACTTTGCCTCGCAGGGCTCCGGCACGTTGTCGCACCTGGAGTCGGAACTGTTCAAGCTGCGTACCGGCGTGGACGTGGTGCACGTGCCGTACAAGGGCAGCGCCTTCGCGCTGCCGGACCTGATGGCAGGCCGTGCGAGCATGATGTTCGACAGCATTCCCTCGGCCCTGCCGCACGTGAAATCCGGCAAGCTGCGGTTGCTGGCGGTGGCGTCCGATCACCGTCTGAGCTCCTTGCCCGATGCCCAGACAGTGACCGAGGCCGGCATCCGCGATTTCCGTGCCGACAACCTGTTCGGCCTGGTTGCGCCCAAGGGCACGCCGCCCCAGGTGCTCAAGCAACTCAGCGCCGCGATGAAGGAGGTTCTGGCTTCGCCGGAGCTGGCCGCGGCCATGGAAGCACAGGGCGTGCAGATCAAGTACACCGCACCCGAGCCATTCGGCCGCATGATCGGCGACGAGATGCGCGCGTGGGAGAAGGTGGCGCGCGCGGCCAACATCAAGATCGAGTAG
- a CDS encoding gamma-glutamyltransferase family protein has product MTNFWNFPYPSQRVPVLADNVVATSQPLAAAAGLRMLARGGNAVDAALATAIALTVVEPCMNGIGGDAFALIWDGKELHGLNASGRAPAAWTPEYFSRYGSMPVNGWDTVTVPGAVSGWRATWEKFGSLPFAELFEPALEYARNGFLVSHTVHRQWQAQVPVLIDKPGFADAFAPNGRAPLPGERFICTGQAQTLARIAETKGDDFYHGELAGRIAAHARATGGLITEADLAAHRADWVQPISMSYRDLALFEIGPNGQGIGALMALGMLEHFDVAAMGVDSAAAIHVQVEAMKLAFADLHAYVGDPEAMTEVQAAHLLDRGYLASRAKAIDPERAAAAGPGKPHSGGTVYLTTADKSGMMVSYIQSNFKGFGSGVVVPGTGIALHNRGWGFNLKPGHPNQVSPGKRPFHTIIPGFLMRKGAPLASFGVMGGSMQAQGHLQMTSRLADFGQNPQAACDAPRWRVLDDNATIAVEWNCPAATVEGLRARGHKVEVAPQGNLEFGGAQIAMRLEDGYAAASDHRKDGYPLGF; this is encoded by the coding sequence ATGACCAATTTCTGGAATTTCCCCTATCCCTCGCAACGCGTGCCCGTGCTGGCCGACAACGTGGTGGCCACCTCGCAGCCGCTGGCGGCAGCGGCAGGCCTGCGCATGCTGGCCCGTGGCGGCAATGCCGTGGACGCGGCGCTGGCCACGGCGATCGCGCTGACCGTGGTCGAGCCGTGCATGAACGGGATCGGCGGCGATGCCTTTGCGCTGATCTGGGACGGCAAGGAACTGCACGGCCTGAACGCCAGTGGACGGGCGCCGGCGGCGTGGACGCCCGAGTATTTCTCGCGCTACGGCAGCATGCCGGTCAACGGCTGGGACACCGTGACCGTGCCTGGTGCCGTTTCCGGCTGGCGCGCCACGTGGGAAAAGTTCGGCAGCCTGCCGTTTGCCGAGCTCTTCGAGCCCGCGCTGGAATATGCGCGCAACGGGTTCCTGGTCTCGCACACCGTGCACCGCCAGTGGCAGGCACAGGTGCCCGTGCTGATCGACAAGCCGGGCTTTGCCGACGCCTTCGCGCCGAACGGGCGTGCGCCGCTGCCGGGCGAGCGCTTCATCTGCACGGGCCAGGCGCAGACGCTGGCGCGCATCGCCGAGACCAAGGGCGACGACTTCTATCACGGTGAACTGGCCGGCCGCATCGCCGCGCATGCGCGCGCCACCGGCGGGCTGATCACCGAGGCCGACCTCGCCGCCCATCGCGCGGACTGGGTCCAGCCGATCAGCATGTCCTATCGCGACCTGGCGTTGTTCGAGATCGGCCCGAACGGGCAGGGCATCGGGGCGCTGATGGCGCTGGGCATGCTGGAGCATTTCGATGTCGCGGCCATGGGCGTGGACTCCGCCGCCGCCATCCATGTGCAGGTGGAAGCCATGAAGCTGGCGTTTGCCGACCTGCACGCGTACGTGGGTGACCCTGAGGCAATGACCGAGGTGCAGGCCGCCCACCTGCTCGATCGCGGCTACCTGGCCAGCCGCGCCAAGGCCATCGACCCGGAGCGCGCGGCGGCGGCCGGCCCGGGCAAGCCTCACAGCGGCGGCACCGTGTACCTGACCACGGCTGACAAGAGCGGCATGATGGTGTCGTACATCCAGTCCAACTTCAAAGGCTTTGGCTCCGGCGTGGTCGTGCCCGGCACCGGCATTGCGCTGCATAACCGTGGCTGGGGCTTCAATCTCAAGCCGGGCCACCCCAACCAGGTAAGCCCTGGCAAGCGGCCGTTCCACACCATCATTCCTGGCTTCCTGATGCGAAAGGGCGCGCCGCTGGCCAGCTTCGGCGTGATGGGCGGCTCGATGCAGGCGCAAGGCCACCTGCAAATGACCAGCCGGCTCGCGGATTTCGGCCAGAACCCGCAAGCCGCGTGCGATGCGCCTCGCTGGCGCGTGCTGGACGACAACGCCACCATCGCGGTGGAGTGGAATTGCCCCGCCGCCACCGTCGAAGGCTTGCGCGCGCGCGGCCACAAGGTGGAGGTAGCGCCGCAAGGCAACCTGGAATTCGGCGGCGCGCAGATCGCGATGCGCCTGGAGGATGGCTACGCGGCGGCTTCGGACCACCGTAAGGACGGCTATCCGCTGGGGTTCTGA
- the hpnD gene encoding presqualene diphosphate synthase HpnD encodes MAGTEIAVQTVPQAGHAVSSGSSFHTALKILPAAQREAMFEIYGFCRAVDDIADGDGPRATRLAGLDAWRTDLAACYAGTPPAALRGLSAQIQRFGLQQEDFLAVIDGMAMDVHADIRAPDNATLDLYCDRVASAVGRLAVRVFGMERDAGVALAHHLGRALQLTNILRDIDEDADLGRVYLPAEALLGAGVPIGTPHAIVGHPAVGRACLDVAQQAQAYYDQAFVIMNAAPRRTVRSPRIMGEVYHVILQRLLARGWASPRARVRVPRPRLLWILLRHGLV; translated from the coding sequence GTGGCCGGAACAGAAATCGCAGTGCAAACCGTCCCACAAGCGGGCCATGCCGTATCGTCCGGCAGCTCATTCCATACCGCTCTCAAGATCCTGCCCGCCGCGCAACGCGAGGCGATGTTCGAGATCTATGGCTTTTGCCGTGCGGTGGACGATATTGCCGATGGCGATGGCCCGCGTGCCACGCGCCTTGCCGGGCTCGACGCCTGGCGCACCGATCTTGCCGCGTGCTATGCCGGCACGCCGCCGGCGGCATTGCGCGGGCTGTCCGCCCAGATCCAGCGCTTCGGTTTGCAGCAGGAGGATTTCCTCGCCGTGATCGATGGCATGGCCATGGACGTGCACGCGGATATCCGCGCGCCGGACAACGCGACGCTGGATCTCTATTGCGACCGCGTGGCCAGCGCGGTGGGGCGCCTTGCCGTGCGCGTGTTCGGCATGGAGCGCGACGCCGGCGTCGCGCTGGCGCATCACCTTGGCCGCGCGTTGCAACTGACCAATATCCTGCGCGATATCGACGAAGACGCGGACCTGGGCCGTGTGTACCTGCCGGCCGAAGCGCTGCTGGGCGCGGGCGTGCCGATCGGCACGCCGCATGCCATCGTCGGGCATCCTGCCGTTGGCCGCGCGTGCCTGGACGTCGCGCAGCAGGCGCAGGCGTACTACGACCAGGCATTCGTCATCATGAACGCGGCGCCGCGCCGCACGGTCCGTTCGCCGCGCATCATGGGCGAGGTCTACCACGTGATCCTGCAGCGTCTGCTGGCTCGCGGCTGGGCCAGCCCGCGGGCGCGGGTGCGCGTGCCGCGCCCGCGATTGCTATGGATTTTGCTGCGGCATGGCCTCGTGTGA
- the shc gene encoding squalene--hopene cyclase, with translation MSQVALSPNSNAPAHAAPAPDELEGTLDRALDALLASQRPDGHWVFELEADATIPAEYVLLVHYLGETPDTVLEARIARYLRRIQNADGGWPLFHQGRSDISASVKAYFALKMIGDDTESEPMRRARAAIHGMGGAEASNVFTRTLLALYGVMPWQAVPMMPVEIMLLPLWFPFHLSKVAYWARTVIVPLLVLNSLRPQARNPRGVGIDELFIRPCQAARLAPRAPHQKRVWFGLFRVLDAGLRVAEPLFPRSLRARAIARAEKFVRERLNGEDGLGAIFPAMANAVMMFDVLGVPRTDPDVAVARASIEKLLVVHGDEAYCQPCLSPVWDTSLASHALLEVGGPRAEAAVERGLQWLRPLQVLDVRGDWIVRRPDVRPGGWAFQYANPHYPDVDDTAVVAMAMDRAARTGAAAPAVAPASHRSRYDEAVSRAREWVAGMQSGNGGWGAFEPENTHEYLNNIPFADHGALLDPPTADVSARCLSMLAQLGETAASSQAFRRAQRYLLDEQMADGSWYGRWGTNYVYGTWSALCALNAAGMAPEAPEMRRAADWLISIQNADGGWGEDGSSYRLDYQGYETAPSVPSQTAWAMLGLMAAGQVDHPAVARGVDYLMRMQQADGLWSEARFTAVGFPRVFYLRYHGYARFFPLWALARYRNLRRDGTRVVAWGM, from the coding sequence ATGAGCCAAGTTGCACTATCCCCCAATTCGAATGCGCCCGCGCATGCCGCGCCCGCGCCAGACGAGTTGGAAGGCACGCTCGACCGCGCGCTAGACGCCTTGCTGGCCAGCCAGCGGCCGGATGGCCACTGGGTGTTCGAGCTGGAGGCCGACGCCACGATTCCGGCGGAATATGTACTGCTGGTGCACTACCTGGGCGAGACCCCGGATACCGTGCTGGAAGCCCGTATCGCGCGCTACCTGCGCCGCATCCAGAATGCCGACGGCGGCTGGCCGCTGTTCCATCAGGGCCGCTCGGACATCAGCGCCAGCGTGAAGGCGTATTTCGCGCTCAAGATGATTGGCGACGACACCGAGTCGGAGCCTATGCGCCGTGCCCGCGCCGCCATCCACGGGATGGGTGGTGCCGAGGCCAGCAATGTCTTTACCCGCACGCTGCTCGCGCTGTACGGCGTGATGCCGTGGCAGGCGGTGCCGATGATGCCGGTGGAGATCATGCTGCTGCCGCTGTGGTTCCCGTTCCACCTGTCCAAGGTCGCGTACTGGGCCCGCACGGTGATCGTGCCGCTGCTGGTGCTCAACAGCCTGCGTCCCCAGGCCAGGAACCCGCGTGGCGTAGGCATCGACGAGCTGTTCATCCGTCCTTGCCAGGCAGCCCGGCTGGCCCCGCGCGCACCGCACCAGAAGCGCGTGTGGTTCGGCCTGTTCCGTGTGCTGGACGCCGGCTTGCGCGTGGCGGAGCCGTTGTTCCCCCGCAGCCTGCGCGCGCGCGCCATCGCCCGCGCCGAGAAGTTCGTGCGCGAGCGCCTGAACGGCGAGGATGGCCTGGGCGCGATCTTTCCGGCCATGGCCAATGCCGTGATGATGTTCGACGTGCTTGGCGTGCCGCGCACCGATCCCGATGTGGCGGTGGCCCGCGCCTCCATCGAGAAGCTGCTGGTGGTGCATGGCGACGAGGCCTATTGCCAGCCGTGCCTGTCGCCGGTGTGGGACACCTCGCTGGCCAGCCACGCCTTGCTGGAGGTGGGTGGCCCGCGTGCCGAGGCGGCCGTTGAGCGCGGCTTGCAATGGCTGCGCCCGCTGCAGGTGCTGGACGTGCGCGGCGACTGGATCGTGCGGCGCCCCGACGTGCGTCCCGGCGGCTGGGCTTTCCAGTACGCCAACCCGCATTACCCGGACGTGGACGACACCGCCGTGGTGGCGATGGCCATGGACCGCGCGGCGCGCACCGGCGCAGCCGCGCCGGCCGTGGCGCCGGCCAGCCATCGTTCACGCTACGACGAGGCTGTCAGCCGTGCGCGCGAGTGGGTGGCGGGCATGCAGAGCGGCAACGGCGGCTGGGGCGCGTTCGAGCCCGAGAACACGCATGAGTACCTGAACAATATCCCGTTCGCGGATCACGGCGCCTTGCTCGATCCGCCCACCGCCGACGTGTCGGCGCGCTGCCTGTCGATGCTCGCGCAGCTGGGCGAGACCGCGGCCAGCAGCCAAGCCTTCCGGCGCGCCCAGCGTTACCTGCTCGACGAGCAGATGGCCGACGGCAGCTGGTATGGCCGCTGGGGCACGAACTATGTCTACGGCACGTGGAGCGCGCTGTGCGCGCTCAATGCCGCCGGCATGGCGCCCGAAGCGCCGGAAATGCGCCGCGCCGCCGACTGGCTGATCTCGATCCAGAACGCCGACGGCGGCTGGGGCGAGGACGGCAGCAGCTACCGCCTCGACTACCAGGGCTACGAGACCGCGCCGAGCGTGCCGTCGCAAACCGCCTGGGCGATGCTGGGCCTGATGGCCGCGGGGCAGGTCGATCATCCGGCCGTGGCGCGTGGTGTGGACTACCTCATGCGCATGCAGCAGGCCGACGGCCTGTGGAGCGAGGCGCGCTTCACCGCGGTGGGCTTCCCCCGCGTGTTCTACCTGCGCTACCACGGCTACGCGCGCTTCTTCCCGCTGTGGGCGCTGGCGCGCTACCGCAACCTGCGCCGCGACGGCACGCGGGTGGTGGCGTGGGGGATGTGA
- a CDS encoding phosphorylase, translated as MRFEAGIAAGPGVETLHGLRAEALAQGLRQRLARPCAGVISFGVAGGLDPALLPGRLIVASAIQDGTRLRPVDASWSRSLSLALPEAISGVLAGADQAVTSVAAKMALHAATGALAVDMESHIAARVAEEFGLPFAACRVVIDPAQREVPPAAVAGMGPDGSTDIWALLKALLAGPGQVPDLIRLGRDARLARLALLAARGRVGMGFGLLA; from the coding sequence ATGCGCTTCGAGGCCGGCATCGCCGCCGGCCCCGGCGTTGAAACCCTGCACGGCCTGCGCGCCGAAGCCTTGGCGCAAGGCCTGCGGCAACGCCTGGCGCGTCCCTGCGCCGGCGTGATCAGCTTTGGCGTGGCCGGCGGGCTGGACCCCGCGCTATTGCCAGGCCGGCTGATCGTCGCCTCCGCCATCCAGGATGGGACTCGATTGCGGCCCGTTGACGCCAGCTGGTCGCGCTCGCTTTCGCTTGCCTTGCCCGAGGCCATTTCCGGCGTGCTCGCCGGCGCTGACCAGGCTGTGACCTCGGTGGCGGCCAAGATGGCATTGCATGCGGCCACCGGTGCGCTGGCGGTCGACATGGAATCGCATATCGCGGCGCGTGTCGCCGAGGAATTCGGGCTGCCGTTCGCCGCCTGCCGGGTGGTGATCGATCCCGCGCAGCGGGAAGTGCCGCCCGCCGCGGTGGCTGGCATGGGTCCCGATGGCAGCACCGACATCTGGGCATTGCTCAAGGCGCTGCTGGCGGGGCCGGGACAGGTGCCGGACCTGATCCGGCTGGGCAGGGATGCGAGGCTGGCCAGGCTTGCGCTGCTGGCCGCCAGGGGCAGGGTGGGGATGGGGTTTGGCTTATTGGCTTAG